In Corylus avellana chromosome ca2, CavTom2PMs-1.0, the following proteins share a genomic window:
- the LOC132171166 gene encoding UDP-glycosyltransferase 89B2-like yields the protein MSTAGVHIVAYPYPTAGHIIPLLDLTQRLLTRGHTVTVLVTPNNLPLLDPYLSSHPSSLNHLVLPAPDTSIPPPPQKRHISNMRALRDLHYPILLPWFQSHSSPPVAILSDFFLGWTHHLACELGVPRLVFSPSGAFGMSVAFSLSRDLPKNDDPENVNFLVSLPRIPNSPVYPWWQVPLHYRNGKEGDPDWEFYRNNMLANTVSWGFVFNSFAELEHVYFEHLKRELGNDRVWAVGPVLPPEDGDLQEQANRGGASSVPCHEVMTWLDSHPANSVVYVCFGSRTVLNSKQMDMLTAALELSGVSFILCVREADGRRAHDDHGVIPDGFEDRVDGRGLVIKGWAPQVAILRHRAVSAFLTHCGWNSVLEGIAAGVVMLTWPMAADQFTNSTLLVDQLGVGILVGGGDQNIPESTELAGLLRISTVGGRPERVQAKKLSDAALAAVKGGSSDQDLDEIVKLLADYKK from the coding sequence ATGTCCACCGCCGGCGTGCACATCGTCGCTTACCCCTACCCAACCGCTGGCCATATTATACCCCTCCTCGACCTCACCCAGCGGTTACTCACCCGCGGCCATACCGTCACCGTTTTGGTCACCCCCAATAACCTCCCTTTACTTGACCCCTACCTCTCCTCCCACCCATCTTCTCTCAACCACTTGGTCCTCCCCGCCCCTGATACTAGTATTCCGCCTCCCCCGCAAAAGAGGCACATCTCTAACATGCGCGCCCTGCGTGACCTTCACTATCCTATCCTCCTCCCGTGGTTCCAATCCCATTCCTCCCCGCCTGTGGCTATCCTTTCAGATTTCTTCCTCGGCTGGACCCACCACCTCGCGTGCGAGCTCGGCGTGCCACGTCTCGTCTTCTCGCCCTCCGGCGCCTTTGGCATGTCggtggctttttccttgagccGCGACCTACCGAAGAACGATGATCCAGAGAACGTCAATTTCCTTGTTTCGCTTCCGAGAATCCCGAATTCCCCTGTTTACCCTTGGTGGCAGGTCCCTCTCCACTATAGAAACGGTAAAGAAGGAGACCCAGATTGGGAATTTTACAGAAATAACATGCTGGCCAATACCGTGAGTTGGGGATTCGTGTTTAACTCGTTCGCGGAGTTGGAACACGTTTACTTTGAGCATTTGAAGAGAGAACTAGGAAATGATCGAGTGTGGGCTGTGGGTCCCGTATTGCCACCGGAGGACGGTGATTTGCAGGAACAGGCTAACAGAGGCGGAGCCAGCTCTGTGCCATGTCATGAGGTCATGACGTGGCTGGACTCTCATCCCGCCAACTCGGTTGTCTACGTTTGCTTTGGTAGTCGTACAGTGTTGAATAGTAAGCAAATGGATATGCTGACTGCTGCGCTGGAACTCAGCGGTGTCTCGTTCATTTTGTGCGTTAGGGAGGCCGATGGGCGACGCGCCCATGACGACCACGGCGTGATTCCTGATGGGTTCGAGGATCGTGTGGACGGCAGAGGTTTAGTGATTAAGGGGTGGGCCCCACAGGTGGCCATTCTTAGGCACCGCGCCGTGAGTGCGTTCCTAACTCACTGCGGGTGGAACTCGGTGCTAGAAGGGATTGCGGCGGGCGTTGTGATGCTGACGTGGCCAATGGCCGCAGACCAATTCACGAATTCTACGTTGTTGGTAGACCAATTAGGGGTGGGAATCCTAGTTGGCGGGGGCGATCAGAACATTCCGGAGTCCACCGAATTGGCTGGACTATTGAGAATCTCAACTGTGGGAGGTAGGCCAGAGAGGGTCCAAGCCAAAAAGTTGAGTGATGCAGCCCTGGCTGCCGTCAAAGGGGGAAGTTCAGATCAAGATTTAGACGAGATAGTAAAGTTATTAGCTGATTATAAAAAGTAA
- the LOC132170940 gene encoding UDP-glycosyltransferase 89B2-like, whose amino-acid sequence MSTAGVHIVAYPYPTASHIIPLLDLTQRLLTRGLTVTVLVTPNNLSLLDPYLSSHPSSLNHLVLPAPDTSSSITPPPLKRHIANMRALRDLHYPILLQWFQSHSSPTVAILSDFFLGWTHHLACELGVPRIVFSPAGAFGMSVVFSLIRDLPKNDDPDIDVNFLVSLPRIPNSPVYPWWQVPRLYRNSKEGDPDWDFYRNNMLANTGSWGFVFNSFTELERVYFEHLKRELGNDRVWAVGPVLPPEEGDLEEQTNRGGASSVPCYEVMTWLDSHPANSVVYVCFGSRIVLTSKQMDVLTAALELSGVSFILCDGHDDHGVIPDGFEDRVDGRGLVIKGWAPQVTILRHRAVGAFLTHCGWNSVLEGIAAGVVILTWPMDTDQFTNSTLLVDQLGVGILVGEGDQNIPESTELARLLRISIVGGRPERVQAKKLSNAALAAINGGSSDQDLDEIVKLLADYKK is encoded by the coding sequence ATGTCCACCGCCGGCGTGCACATCGTCGCTTATCCCTACCCAACCGCTAGCCACATTATACCCCTCCTCGACCTCACCCAGCGGTTACTCACCCGCGGCCTTACCGTCACAGTTTTGGTCACCCCCAATAACCTCTCTTTACTTGATCCCTACCTCTCATCCCACCCATCTTCTCTCAACCACTTGGTCCTCCCCGCTCCTGATACTAGTAGTAGTATTACGCCTCCCCCACTAAAGAGGCACATTGCTAACATGCGCGCCCTGCGTGACCTTCACTATCCTATCCTCCTCCAGTGGTTCCAATCCCACTCCTCCCCGACTGTGGCTATTCTTTCAGATTTCTTCCTCGGCTGGACCCACCACCTCGCGTGCGAACTCGGCGTGCCGCGTATCGTCTTCTCGCCCGCCGGCGCCTTTGGCATGTCGGTGGTTTTTTCCTTGATCCGCGACCTACCGAAGAACGATGATCCAGACATCGACGTCAATTTCCTTGTGTCGCTTCCGAGAATCCCGAATTCCCCTGTTTACCCTTGGTGGCAGGTCCCTCGCCTCTATAGAAacagtaaagaaggagacccaGATTGGGACTTCTACAGAAATAACATGCTGGCCAATACCGGGAGTTGGGGATTCGTGTTTAACTCGTTCACGGAGTTGGAACGCGTTTACTTTGAGCATTTGAAGAGAGAACTAGGGAATGATCGAGTGTGGGCTGTGGGTCCCGTATTGCCTCCGGAGGAAGGTGATTTGGAGGAACAGACTAACAGAGGTGGGGCCAGCTCTGTGCCATGTTATGAAGTCATGACGTGGCTGGACTCTCATCCCGCCAACTCGGTTGTCTACGTTTGCTTTGGTAGTCGTATAGTGTTGACTAGTAAGCAAATGGATGTGCTTACTGCTGCGCTGGAACTTAGCGGTGTCTCGTTCATTTTGTGCGATGGGCATGACGACCACGGTGTGATTCCTGATGGGTTCGAGGATCGTGTGGACGGCAGAGGTTTAGTGATCAAGGGGTGGGCCCCACAAGTGACCATTCTGAGGCATCGCGCCGTCGGTGCATTCCTAACTCACTGCGGTTGGAACTCGGTGCTAGAAGGGATTGCGGCGGGGGTTGTGATTCTGACGTGGCCAATGGATACAGACCAGTTCACGAATTCTACGTTGCTGGTAGACCAATTAGGGGTGGGAATCCTAGTTGGCGAGGGCGATCAGAACATTCCGGAGTCCACCGAATTGGCTCGACTATTGAGAATCTCAATTGTGGGAGGTAGGCCAGAGAGGGTCCAAGCCAAAAAGTTGAGTAATGCAGCCCTGGCTGCCATCAATGGGGGAAGTTCAGATCAAGATTTAGACGAGATAGTAAAGTTATTAGCTGATTATAAAAAGTAA
- the LOC132170942 gene encoding protein CHAPERONE-LIKE PROTEIN OF POR1, chloroplastic, producing MAAFGLTASSSRCLRVPGPGSLNRRAAAFPSASIPKEQFGFLPVERTYWTGSIRGTRQSHLIKCAMDASYGDMSNEPPAIFPRINVRDPYKRLGISREASEDEIQAARNFLVRQYAGHKPSVDAIESAHDKIIMQKFYDRKNPKIDVKKKVRQFRQSRVVQALTDRFRTPSTKFIIKTSIAFVVLGALTVLFPTEEGPTLQVAISLIATIYFIYDRLKSKIRAFLYGAGAFAFSWLLGTFLMVAVIPPVPVLKGPRTFEVMSSLLSYVILWFSSTYLK from the exons ATGGCTGCATTTGGATTGACCGCTAGTTCCTCGAGATGTCTCCGGGTACCTGGCCCGGGGTCGCTGAATAGGCGAGCGGCAGCTTTTCCTAGTGCTAGTATACCTAAAGAACAGTTTGGGTTTCTTCCAGTAGAAAG GACTTATTGGACTGGTTCTATACGGGGTACGCGGCAATCTCACTTGATCAAGTGTGCAATGGATGCTTCTTATGGTGATATGTCAAATGAACCCCCTG CTATCTTTCCTAGAATTAATGTGAGGGACCCATACAAACGACTTGGAATAAGCAGGGAGGCGTCTGAAGATGAAATTCAAGCTGCAAGGAACTTCCTTGTTCGTCAATATGCGGGGCACAAACCAAGTGTGGATGCCATTGAATCAGCCCATGACAAAATAATAATGCAGAAGTTTTATGACAGGAAGAATCCCAAAATTGATGTCAAGAAAAAAGTCCGACAATTCAGGCAGTCCCGTGTTGTTCAGGCTCTTACAGATAGGTTCCGAACTCCCTCGACAAAGTTCATTATAAAGACATCTATTGCATTCGTAGTGCTTGGAGCTCTCACTGTTCTCTTTCCAACTGAAGAAGGCCCAACCCTTCAGGTCGCAATCTCACTGATAGCTaccatatattttatatatgatcGTCTGAAGAGCAAAATCCGAGCTTTTCTTTATGG GGCTGGAGCTTTTGCTTTCTCATGGCTGCTGGGAACTTTCTTGATGGTTGCAGTGATTCCACCTGTACCTGTACTTAAAGGCCCGAGGACTTTTGAAGTGATGAGTTCATTGTTAAGTTATGTGATTCTCTGGTTTTCGTCAACTTATCTAAAGTAG
- the LOC132170941 gene encoding probable pectinesterase 53, giving the protein MVRKLLLLILVLESTSSSLSRPNRVVESEKAYLINWVKQVGSFKHSLFQKATNMFAPCKTIQVNTKSRFGDFVTVQKAIDSLPIVNHCRVVISISAGIYREKVEIPATMAYITLEGADAENTIIEWDDTADRMGQSGHPLGTFASATFAVDAPYFIAKNITFKNKAPLPPSGALGKQAVALRVSADTAAFFSCKIVGAQDTLYDDMGRHYFKDCFIEGSVDFIFGNGLSLYENCHLHAITNSYGALTAQKRESLLEETGFSFVNCKVTGSGALYLGRAWGTFSRVVFAYTYMDKIITPPGWYNWGDKNREMYVCVCSLLLLTASCHNINMCLACRTVFYGQYKCWGPGADFGGRVSWSRELTTDEVEPFISLNFIDGREWLSNL; this is encoded by the exons ATGGTGCGAAAGCTGCTCTTGTTGATTTTGGTGCTGGAGAGCACAAGTTCTTCTTTATCTCGTCCAAATAGGGTGGTGGAGAGTGAAAAGGCCTACCTGATCAATTGGGTGAAACAAGTGGGGTCCTTCAAGCACTCTCTCTTCCAGAAAGCAACCAATATGTTCGCGCCTTGTAAAACCATTCAAGTAAACACAAAATCGAGGTTCGGTGATTTTGTTACTGTGCAGAAAGCTATCGATTCACTGCCAATCGTAAATCACTGTCGGGTCGTTATCTCCATTAGTGCAGGAATTTACAG GGAGAAGGTTGAAATTCCTGCGACTATGGCATACATTACCCTGGAAGGTGCTGATGCAGAAAACACCATTATTGAGTGGGACGACACAGCGGACAGAATGGGACAAAGTGGGCATCCACTGGGTACCTTTGCTTCTGCTACATTTGCAGTTGATGCTCCATACTTCATTGCAAAGAACATCACCTTCAAG AATAAGGCACCATTGCCACCATCAGGAGCTCTAGGAAAGCAAGCAGTGGCACTACGGGTTTCAGCCGACACGGCGGCCTTCTTCAGCTGCAAAATTGTTGGAGCACAGGACACTCTTTATGATGACATGGGCAGGCACTACTTCAAGGACTGCTTCATTGAAGGCTCCGTCGACTTCATATTTGGAAATGGTCTCTCCCTCTATGAGAACTGCCATTTGCATGCCATCACCAATAGCTATGGAGCCTTGACTGcccaaaagagagagagcttgCTTGAGGAAACTGGCTTCTCCTTCGTCAATTGCAAGGTCACTGGCTCAGGCGCCCTCTACTTGGGCAGGGCATGGGGCACTTTTTCTAGGGTGGTCTTTGCGTACACTTACATGGACAAGATCATCACTCCCCCAGGATGGTACAATTGGGGAGATAAGAATAGGGAAATGTATGTTTGTGTTTGTTCTCTCCTCCTCCTTACAGCATCGTGCC ACAACATTAACATGTGCCTTGCATGCAGGACTGTGTTCTATGGACAATACAAGTGTTGGGGACCGGGTGCTGATTTCGGAGGGCGAGTTTCATGGTCTAGGGAGCTCACCACCGACGAGGTTGAACCATTTATTTCACTAAATTTTATTGACGGTCGTGAATGGCTCTCAAACCTGTGA